A genomic segment from Octopus sinensis linkage group LG4, ASM634580v1, whole genome shotgun sequence encodes:
- the LOC115210556 gene encoding uncharacterized protein LOC115210556 isoform X1, producing MASENLSQDSLPVSPTEAPPIYMKQFDDIIVNFMKEQGIPGAAVALSYKGEQIYRQGYGMASLDRKVHPDSVFRIASISKTLTAIGILVLWQQKKLELSAKVFGPKGILNNYKSTSKGDHRLNQITVKHLLQHSAGWDRDQVGDAVFWNLDNIFKNKEMSSEDKLLRFMMSKKLQFTPGKRHSYSNLGYLILGKVIEKVEQKPYTEFLKEILQNVNITNMTTGHNNTCGVISNDEVNYFHKSWLELRKPQTFQGWTLPNSSLVQMDGAESYGGWVANASDVLQLFNCLFENQSKLLEGETVQMMLNRPEYENGDEWYGFGLEVEDNGCSWGHTGAMEGTSCTVMHDKSGLTWVLLFNAWSKDMDLNGLMRYGLSVIPSLPLWHEGKPLSDSSLNISTEDGKQVVTIIIPHDLLQAHVDMMMSLSYSLHWLSSHQLGSKTYFNTVWHRSSSSHSNANQSLVCLDVSVDNVDIVVSKQCDLGFSVKLLETYCHEGHLNFLIVFENVNVVCQKVYTHQSPEEHLARISELKKNGWHLTIQSLVSIDDCLVVSSVYAKTEEPGIKTVSWLGITLDNFVFELKKQINNKLTLIYVKFFNNGDNSFVSAIWNSKQEKNYWQRHSVSRYGFLYEVRKASAKNLHVDYVSSYVEDGVVYFAAFWPSLG from the exons ATGGCATCTGAAAATTTAAGTCAAG ATTCTCTGCCAGTCTCACCAACTGAAGCACCACCGATCTATATGAAGCAGTTTGATGATATTATTGTAAACTTTATGAAAGAACAAGGAATCCCAGGGGCTGCTGTGGCCCTAAGTTATAAGGGAGAGCAGATTTACAGACAAG GTTATGGAATGGCAAGCCTCGACCGAAAGGTCCACCCAGATTCTGTGTTCCGTATAGCAAGTATTAGTAAAACTTTAACAGCCATTGGCATTCTGGTTCTTTGGCAGCAAAAGAAGCTGGAATTGTCTGCCAAAGTCTTTGGACCAAAAG GTATTTTGAACAATTATAAATCCACTTCTAAAGGAGATCATCGTCTCAACCAGATTACAGTGAAACATCTTTTGCAGCACAGCGCCGGATGGGATCGAGACCAAGTGGGCGACGCTGTCTTCTGGAACTTAGATAATATCTTCAAGAACAAGGAAATGTCTTCAGAAGATAAACTTTTACGTTTTATGATGAGCAAAAAATTACAATTTACTCCAG GTAAACGGCACAGTTATTCCAACCTGGGTTATTTGATTCTTGGTAAAGTTATTGAGAAAGTGGAACAGAAGCCATACACAGAATTCCTCAAAGAAATTCTGCAGAATGTCAATATAACCAACATGACAACTGGACATAATAACACTTGTGGTGTTATTAGCAATGATGAG GTGAATTATTTCCACAAATCTTGGCTGGAACTGAGAAAACCCCAAACTTTCCAAGGATGGACACTTCCAAATTCGAGTCTGGTACAAATGGATGGAGCGGAATCGTATGGAGGCTgggtggccaatgccagtgatgTACTCCAGTTATTCAATTGTTTGTTTGAGAATCAGTCCAAACTGCTAGAAGGGGAAACCGTTCAAATGATGCTCAACCGTCCTGAATATGAGAATGGTGATGAATGGTATGGATTTGGCTTAGAGGTGGAAGATAATGGCTGTTCGtggggccatactggagcaatggAGGGAACATCATGTACTGTGATGCATGATAAGTCTGGACTTACTTGGGTCTTGTTGTTTAATGCCTGGTCTAAAGACATGGACCTCAATGGGTTGATGAGGTACGGTCTCAGTGTGATTCCTAGCTTACCATTATGGCACGAAGGGAAGCCTCTCAGTGATTCTTCATTAAATATATCGACCGAAGATGGTAAACAAGTCGTTACCATTATAATTCCTCATGATCTCCTGCAGGCACATGTTGATATGATGATGTCTTTGAGTTATAGCCTTCACTGGTTAAGCAGCCATCAACTCGGCAGCAAAACCTATTTTAACACAGTATGGcataggagtagtagtagtcatagtaaTGCTAACCAGTCGCTTGTGTGTCTTGATGTTTCGGTTGATAATGTGGATATTGTTGTAAGTAAACAATGTGACCTCGGTTTCTCTGTGAAACTATTAGAGACCTATTGTCATGAGGGCCACTTGAATTTTCTGATTGTGTTTGAAAATGTAAATGTTGTTTGTCAGAAGGTTTATACTCACCAAAGTCCAGAAGAACATCTTGCTAGAATCAGTGAACTGAAGAAGAATGGATGGCATTTAACCATTCAGTCTTTGGTATCAATTGATGATTGCCTTGTGGTCTCTTCCGTTTATGCCAAAACAGAAGAGCCTGGCATTAAAACGGTGTCTTGGTTAGGCATCACTCTTGACAACTTCGTCTTTGAGCTGAAGAAACAGATCAACAACAAACTGACATTGATTTATGTTAAATTCTTCAACAATGGAGACAATTCCTTTGTTAGTGCCATCTGGAATTCCAAGCAGGAAAAGAATTATTGGCAAAGACATTCCGTATCTCGTTATGGTTTCCTTTATGAAGTAAGGAAGGCTTCTGCAAAAAATCTCCATGTTGATTATGTTTCGTCCTATGTAGAAGACGGAGTTGTGTATTTTGCAGCTTTCTGGCCTTCTTTGGGATGA
- the LOC115210556 gene encoding uncharacterized protein LOC115210556 isoform X2, which translates to MKQFDDIIVNFMKEQGIPGAAVALSYKGEQIYRQGYGMASLDRKVHPDSVFRIASISKTLTAIGILVLWQQKKLELSAKVFGPKGILNNYKSTSKGDHRLNQITVKHLLQHSAGWDRDQVGDAVFWNLDNIFKNKEMSSEDKLLRFMMSKKLQFTPGKRHSYSNLGYLILGKVIEKVEQKPYTEFLKEILQNVNITNMTTGHNNTCGVISNDEVNYFHKSWLELRKPQTFQGWTLPNSSLVQMDGAESYGGWVANASDVLQLFNCLFENQSKLLEGETVQMMLNRPEYENGDEWYGFGLEVEDNGCSWGHTGAMEGTSCTVMHDKSGLTWVLLFNAWSKDMDLNGLMRYGLSVIPSLPLWHEGKPLSDSSLNISTEDGKQVVTIIIPHDLLQAHVDMMMSLSYSLHWLSSHQLGSKTYFNTVWHRSSSSHSNANQSLVCLDVSVDNVDIVVSKQCDLGFSVKLLETYCHEGHLNFLIVFENVNVVCQKVYTHQSPEEHLARISELKKNGWHLTIQSLVSIDDCLVVSSVYAKTEEPGIKTVSWLGITLDNFVFELKKQINNKLTLIYVKFFNNGDNSFVSAIWNSKQEKNYWQRHSVSRYGFLYEVRKASAKNLHVDYVSSYVEDGVVYFAAFWPSLG; encoded by the exons ATGAAGCAGTTTGATGATATTATTGTAAACTTTATGAAAGAACAAGGAATCCCAGGGGCTGCTGTGGCCCTAAGTTATAAGGGAGAGCAGATTTACAGACAAG GTTATGGAATGGCAAGCCTCGACCGAAAGGTCCACCCAGATTCTGTGTTCCGTATAGCAAGTATTAGTAAAACTTTAACAGCCATTGGCATTCTGGTTCTTTGGCAGCAAAAGAAGCTGGAATTGTCTGCCAAAGTCTTTGGACCAAAAG GTATTTTGAACAATTATAAATCCACTTCTAAAGGAGATCATCGTCTCAACCAGATTACAGTGAAACATCTTTTGCAGCACAGCGCCGGATGGGATCGAGACCAAGTGGGCGACGCTGTCTTCTGGAACTTAGATAATATCTTCAAGAACAAGGAAATGTCTTCAGAAGATAAACTTTTACGTTTTATGATGAGCAAAAAATTACAATTTACTCCAG GTAAACGGCACAGTTATTCCAACCTGGGTTATTTGATTCTTGGTAAAGTTATTGAGAAAGTGGAACAGAAGCCATACACAGAATTCCTCAAAGAAATTCTGCAGAATGTCAATATAACCAACATGACAACTGGACATAATAACACTTGTGGTGTTATTAGCAATGATGAG GTGAATTATTTCCACAAATCTTGGCTGGAACTGAGAAAACCCCAAACTTTCCAAGGATGGACACTTCCAAATTCGAGTCTGGTACAAATGGATGGAGCGGAATCGTATGGAGGCTgggtggccaatgccagtgatgTACTCCAGTTATTCAATTGTTTGTTTGAGAATCAGTCCAAACTGCTAGAAGGGGAAACCGTTCAAATGATGCTCAACCGTCCTGAATATGAGAATGGTGATGAATGGTATGGATTTGGCTTAGAGGTGGAAGATAATGGCTGTTCGtggggccatactggagcaatggAGGGAACATCATGTACTGTGATGCATGATAAGTCTGGACTTACTTGGGTCTTGTTGTTTAATGCCTGGTCTAAAGACATGGACCTCAATGGGTTGATGAGGTACGGTCTCAGTGTGATTCCTAGCTTACCATTATGGCACGAAGGGAAGCCTCTCAGTGATTCTTCATTAAATATATCGACCGAAGATGGTAAACAAGTCGTTACCATTATAATTCCTCATGATCTCCTGCAGGCACATGTTGATATGATGATGTCTTTGAGTTATAGCCTTCACTGGTTAAGCAGCCATCAACTCGGCAGCAAAACCTATTTTAACACAGTATGGcataggagtagtagtagtcatagtaaTGCTAACCAGTCGCTTGTGTGTCTTGATGTTTCGGTTGATAATGTGGATATTGTTGTAAGTAAACAATGTGACCTCGGTTTCTCTGTGAAACTATTAGAGACCTATTGTCATGAGGGCCACTTGAATTTTCTGATTGTGTTTGAAAATGTAAATGTTGTTTGTCAGAAGGTTTATACTCACCAAAGTCCAGAAGAACATCTTGCTAGAATCAGTGAACTGAAGAAGAATGGATGGCATTTAACCATTCAGTCTTTGGTATCAATTGATGATTGCCTTGTGGTCTCTTCCGTTTATGCCAAAACAGAAGAGCCTGGCATTAAAACGGTGTCTTGGTTAGGCATCACTCTTGACAACTTCGTCTTTGAGCTGAAGAAACAGATCAACAACAAACTGACATTGATTTATGTTAAATTCTTCAACAATGGAGACAATTCCTTTGTTAGTGCCATCTGGAATTCCAAGCAGGAAAAGAATTATTGGCAAAGACATTCCGTATCTCGTTATGGTTTCCTTTATGAAGTAAGGAAGGCTTCTGCAAAAAATCTCCATGTTGATTATGTTTCGTCCTATGTAGAAGACGGAGTTGTGTATTTTGCAGCTTTCTGGCCTTCTTTGGGATGA